Genomic window (Zingiber officinale cultivar Zhangliang chromosome 2B, Zo_v1.1, whole genome shotgun sequence):
CACTTCTTTTGAGTGTTGTAACTTATCTTAAAGGCAATGAATTGCATAGGCAGAGAGATTAGGATTAGGTTCATAAGAATGCTTTCATACATATTTAACTTTAGTGTCTTAAGCCTTGTGACCAAGAGATACTCCCTTATGCTACCTTTCCCGTTATACTGTATAGATACTAACTTTGTAAGAAGTGTAGTAGTCTCGACCTTTTCGTTTGAGGCAAATTGGTCTGCTAACTCCCTAGTGAAGGTCTTAGCATCTTCATTCTCAATAATTAAACCTCTAAGTGATTTCAGAATAGACATCTTCTCATGTGATTTGATCACTCTCACTTGTCAAATATCACCTTTTGATCCGTAGTGGAATCACTAGTCAAATGTGCATGACAATCATGCCTAAATGTATCATGTAACCTAATAGGATTGCTATATATTCTTTCCATTATCTAAAATTTGTGCCAGTAAGCTTGAAGATGTTGTTCAAATTAGCATATATTAAGAGAACTATATAAACAAAAACAAAGAGCATAGCTCAATTTAACTAAAAAAGGCATGTATCTTTATAGTTACACAACAACAAAATGCAACAAATAAAACATGCAACTTTATTGACATTAATTGAGATATCTAGTGTAACATTACATTAAGTTTTTGGATAAAATTGTAACTTGCTATTAGTACTTTCCAAACAACTCATAACTACTTTTATCTGCTACACAACATGCCTTCCTTTGAGACGACACGTCATACACATGATTAACTTTATGTATGAGTTTTTTTAGTTAGCTTATGTTTTCTAGCATCACTCACAATACCCTTAAATGGCCACATAGTACCCTTTCCTTTGGGCTGCCACACTATACGCATGATCaagaagtttaacttaatttgtgaGCTTCCTTAAATATATATTCGATATAAGAATGATTTTCCTTTGGGCCAATCACCCTTAGTATAGATATAtattgttaggatcgtcgtacttggctagagaggggggtgtgaatagccgccccaaattcttcgcgtttcttcctacgattagggttagcgcagcagaaataactaaatagaaacgcaaaaaggaaagatcaaacctcaaactcgaactcgacgatgtaacgaggttcggagatgaaactcctactcctcggcgtgtccgtaaggtggacgaagcctatcaatccgtcggtggatgagtccccggagaaccggctaataaatactccttgtgggtggagaaacctcgccacaatagcttgcaacagcaatatggaaatacaaagaagagcaagaacaaaatacacaacgaatgtacaaatactcgcttgccttctcgtcgactgaagtcccggatgaagcaacaacttcacggacgaatgccaacaagcaactcacaGCAGCAACTGATTAGTCAAGGAAAGCTCatccgaagcttcaagaaggagctcacacgaagctcagtaagctaagagctcagtaaagctcgatcacagtcaggagtaggaagaagaagagcagctCTGTAGaggcccttgaactccttttataacctgcactcacctgcgaagaagaagccagaagacagcagaagacagaagaccgttgtgagccaacggatagttctggaccgatcaggctgaagcctgatcggtccacactgtccctgatcggtcttggggaccgatcaagctaagcctggaccgatcaggctatgtcctgatcggtccaggaggagtctgatcggtccctggaccgatcagcctttctccttcttctcttctgtttgcttcctgatcggtcttcagaccgatcagataacccaaagaagcattctgtttggttactgatcggtcaccagaccgatcagccgtatcactggatcggtcccaagatcgatccagagcttggtttttcccaatacttagtcccaagtctcccacaccaacatccggtcaaccttgacctattggtacatcatgcttagcatccggtcactcccttgacctgctaagactccccaccaagtgtccggtcaatccctttgacccacttggtctttccaacaccagatgtccgatcacccttgatccatctggatttttcccttgcccggcttcactcaccaggacttcccaactgcctagcttcactcactaggactttcccttgcctggcttcactcaccaggactttccaactgcctggcttcactcaccaggacttcccaactgcctagcttcactcactaggactttccgactgcctggcttcactcaccaggacttccaccaactgcctggcttcactcaccaagactttcactttcacctagcttcactcactaggattttcacctggcttcactcaccaggatttcctgactgcctggcttcactcactaggactttccgaactgcctggcttcacttaccaggacttttcgaactgcctggtttcactcaccaggactttccgaactgcctaacatcccagttaggacttcccaatcaagtatccggtcaaccttgacctacttgactcttcttcatccaacctgatcagaccctgatcagtatctctccgcatggacaactgcacctgcattgtccatgtctacatgtctttctgtattgtcaaacatcgaaaccatgaccaaggtttacacttggtcaactaggtcaaccttaacctactggaaattgcaccaacatatatcCCTCTACATTAATACTCCTAGCCTCTCTAATAGTTCTCTCTTTTGTGATAGTATAGGTTCGACTAAGTAGCAAGAACGAGAAAGAATATGGGAAAAAACTATTGAAAACTGAGTTAAACAGTCATCAGTTGATTATATCATATATCAGTCAATTGATACTATCAGCAGTCAAGTTCCCACATTTATCAATCGGCTAACACATTGTATGTTCCCAGTTCTGGtcacaccagtcgattggtgttgAACTCCTGTCGACTGGTCTTCAGTAGTCAAGTCTTGCAGTCGAATCAGATAAGCTTCTATTCATGACTTCTCAAGCATCAGTCGATTGAGATTTATGACAATTGACTGATGGAATCAGTTGAATGCCCTAGTCAAGTTTGACTCACTTTTGTTCATAACCTTATGAGCATCAGTCGACTAGGATACTACAGTAGTCGACTGATAGAATCAGTCGAATGCTCCAATTAAGTCTGATACGCTTTTGTTCGCTAATTCTAGCACATCAGTCGACTGAGCCTAAtaacagtcgactgatggaatcAGTCGAATGCTCTAATCGAGTCAAATACGCTCTGTACCCAAATTCATactgatcagtcgactggtgatccATATTAGTTGATTGATTACTGAAATCTATATTTCTAACATTGATCAGTTGACTGGTGATCCACATCAGTCGACTGACGACTGAAATCTGCATTTCTGAATGTGATTTTTTAGCACGAGAAAACTTAAAACAATGTCATCATTTGCATTCTTCGGGGATAATATGAAAAACTCAATTTCTAAGTTATAATCCTAAGTTTCCCAATGCTATATTCGATGCCTATGCATCAATTTACTCATCCAAAAGGAATCAAATGCAAAATCGATGTATACATACCAAATAGTTAAAAACAATCCTTATGCCTTAAAAGAAgatgataaactaatacttagCTCTTATACCAATTAAAAGCGATATAGATACATCAAAACAAACTAAAGGATGCATCTAACGATCTAGTTATCTAACGATCTCATCCATTAGGCTACATTCGATAGAAACCAAAACAACGGTAAATGAATGGTCAAACCTAAATTCATCACATTAGCCATTGATCTTACTTATCACAAGAGTTTCTATAAGCACGAAATTATCTTCTACAAGAATGATTGACAATCCAAATCTTGATCTCAATGGGGAAGAGTCTAAGGAGAAAGAAGCTCTCAAACCCTCTTGATACAATAAGATGCCTTAATTGGAAAAGTTTCTTCCCTTATATATCAAATTCATCTTATATAAACCATTCACATAAAGCTCATATATCATTAATAGCCTATTAATATTAATGAATAGGGTTAACGAATCTATATATTAAATTCACATTCAAATCTCCTTTATGCTATAAGTATTATATCACTTAATTAAGATTTAGTTTCTTAATAACAATTAATTGTGCTTATTAGCGTAAGTTCACCTTAATGAAATTAAGTCCCATATGAATTCGTGTGGACTTAATCTTCATGGAAGGGGCTGAAGCGGACGGAGTAGCCGCTGAAGGGCGTCTTGAACATCGGCATCGCCGATTGAGCTTCGTTAGGGATTAGAAGACAAAGATCGGGTGTGGTGACGTAAGTGTCAATTTGGGGATCAGAATACTCTTTAAAGTTTAATCACGAACAAATTTTCATTTATTCACTGAAGCAGTGATGAACTTCGATCATATTATTCACTGCAATGTTCATCGGaatcagcttcttcttcttctacttcaaGTACTTGACATATGCGACGTGCGACGAGTTCGACACCCTGCTCAACGTCCCCAGCAGCGGCGTCAGCCAGCACCTCGATTCGTTCTCCCAGAACAAGAACCCTCTGCACTTGCAGTCGGCGCTGCATCTCCTCCTGCACTCCTCCACCTTCAATTTCCCTTCGCCGTTGCTGTACGTGCTCAGGAAGTTCTCCACCCCTTCCACTTTGAAGTACTTCGCCGCCGTGTCCCCTGCTTTGCAGCCTGCCAGGCTCGGCGGCGCGCATCCCCTGCTCCACCCCACCAGTCCGCCCCTGCTCGGGCACGCCACGCACATCTGGTCCTCGCACACCCCCAACTCGCCGCAGCGGCTCGGCAGTGCGCATCCAGCGAGCCAGCCCCTCGCGTCGTCGAAGAAGGCGAAGGTCCGCTCCCACGCCTGGGTGTCCACCGGGTCGTAGTACGTGTACACCGCCAAGTTTCCGTCGACGTCCAGGCGGAGGAACGATAAGGTGGCGTTGTACTTGGGACGCGCCAGGTTTATGATCAGTCTGCACTCCCATGCGAACGCGTCCTCCGTCTCGGGCTCGCACACGAACGTGACCGACTCGCCGGAGAAGCTGAGCAAGCCGTCGGAGTAGTTGTAGTACGCGAGCGGCCTGGCAGCCACGCTGTTGATGTACAGGGTAATCCCGCCGGGCGAGAACACGAGGCTGTAGATGCCGAAGGAGCCGTCGACGACGGATCTCCGGCTGACGAGCTTGTTAGGGCCGCGGAGGCGGAGGGACTGCCCGACGAGAAGCGTGTCGGTGGGGTGGTCGAAGCTTTGCCACACGAACCGGCCCTTGGCGTCGTAGAGGACGACATTTCCGGTGGGCAGTAGGCGGAATCCGACGACGCCTCGGTTAGCGGTTCCTGTCGACCAGACGACGCGGCCGTCGGCTTCGGCGAGGACGAGGTCGCCGGAGGACAGGAGCGAGAAGGTGGCGTTCTCGCCGACGGGGCGGCCGCGGTTGGCCTCCCAGACCCAGCGGAACAGCGACTCAGACCGGACGGTGCCCATGCGGAGGGCGAGGTAGAAGGCCCCGGGAGTGGTGTTGTAGAAGGCGAACTGGAAGGGCGAGCTGGCGACGGGGAGGACGCGGTAGCTGGCGTCGTACTCCGTGATGTAGGGCCCGAACTCGCCTTCGTTGACGTAGGTGAAGGTTTGCACGGTTTGGCCTCGAGCCAACGCGATAGCAGAAGAAAGAAGCAGAATCAGAAACCACACCACAAAAGAAGATGAAACAGCAGCCATTTTTGAATTGATCAGTGATGATGAACAATGCGAAGCAACTTTGGACAAGCCATTGTTTATATACTCGTCTTGGATCTCAATAAATGCTGTTCTTGCCAGCTATACACGTCTCTGTTTTTGAGTTTCGGATAAGATCTTATTGATGGTCAGTTGAAAAGAGTTCATTATGTGGGTGTCGGTGTGGAGGAAGACGTCAATTTTTGAAACAAAACTAAGCTTACTTTCGAGCATCGCTGAGAAGTTCCAAGTTTTTGTATGTCATAATCGTCGGCGCGCTGCTGCCTGTGATGGGGATAAGAATGAAGGCGGGCACATGCAGAGCTGACTCGACCGCGGATGCAGCAGTGCGTATGATGACAGCCGCGCATCACTCTGTGGGTTGTGGCTTGTGGCTTGTGGCTTGTGGCTTGTGATGGTGGGGAAAAGGGTCACTGGTCATTCCCAGGCGAAGGTGGATTTTATATGTTATCTTTTTCTTCGATAAGGGCAGACAACAATGGAGCTAGTGGGGGTCCTGGAATTCAAGAAAGACAAATAAGCAGCTAATCTTGGCTACGGTTTCctcttttttaaagaaaaaaatggtAGGGCATTCTTCGTCGTCGATGGTGTCCTTTTTCGTTGCTCGGTTTCTTGTTTCTGATTTCTCGTCTCCGGAACTCATTTGTAATCAAGGTTACTGTAGTCTTCGAGGTGGTTAAGTGAGTAAAAAGACACTGTGCTCATCCCAACTCCCCCGTCAACCAAGGTCGTGGCTAAGCTCCAATGGCATGCGGAGCCAAGAACATCAGGGATGGGTGGCATTACCAATACAGCAAAGAAAATCAGCAACGCAAAGTGAATCAGAGGATGAAGTGTTAGAGAATTCTGCCAAAAAGAGTCACATtcgagcctgagaagaaaatcaTACCATAATTTACCTTTGAATGTTATTATTATATAACCGTTGGAAAGAAATCTCCATATAGCTATCTTAGAGGCGACAGCTAAGGGACTAAAGGGTGCCCGCTGTTGAAGAAAATCCCTACATGGGCGGTCACGTTCCCATCCGCTATCCATTTGAGGGAAAGTTAGGGCCTTAGGGGATAGCCATGGAAGGAAATCTCCAAGTGGGCTGTCACGTATACATCAACTATCCATTTGAGAGGAGGTTAAGGGATAATCATTGATCCCATCTGAAAGATGAGTCAGATGAGGAAGCCGGTGATGAAAGTATGGACGTTGACGAAATGAGAACTTGGATCTAAGGTCTGCAGGGGTGTTGTAAGCTTTCTCGCCTTACAACGAAGTAGGGTGGGGGATGAAGAAAAGGTCACTGATGGTACCCACGAGTCTACACACATGTAGAGACATCACGCGAGTGCATTAGAACGAGAATCAGGGAAGAAGTCTCTGACACAAGTCCTCTGACTCTCAAGTCAGGAGCAGTAAAATGtcgaaagaagatgaacaatagtaCTTTAATAGATGTGTATGTGTGTGCGTATCTGACCAATGAAGagaattttcctttttatattgCCCCTCATAACCTCTGATCCGTGATGATGAAGCATCAAAAAATGTTGGGTG
Coding sequences:
- the LOC122049139 gene encoding EP1-like glycoprotein 2, with protein sequence MAAVSSSFVVWFLILLLSSAIALARGQTVQTFTYVNEGEFGPYITEYDASYRVLPVASSPFQFAFYNTTPGAFYLALRMGTVRSESLFRWVWEANRGRPVGENATFSLLSSGDLVLAEADGRVVWSTGTANRGVVGFRLLPTGNVVLYDAKGRFVWQSFDHPTDTLLVGQSLRLRGPNKLVSRRSVVDGSFGIYSLVFSPGGITLYINSVAARPLAYYNYSDGLLSFSGESVTFVCEPETEDAFAWECRLIINLARPKYNATLSFLRLDVDGNLAVYTYYDPVDTQAWERTFAFFDDARGWLAGCALPSRCGELGVCEDQMCVACPSRGGLVGWSRGCAPPSLAGCKAGDTAAKYFKVEGVENFLSTYSNGEGKLKVEECRRRCSADCKCRGFLFWENESRCWLTPLLGTLSRVSNSSHVAYVKYLK